The following are from one region of the Sandaracinus amylolyticus genome:
- a CDS encoding peptidylprolyl isomerase: MRRGNAVIAAVIALGGLWGCECETGATSGGEATGGQGGGGASATKQPTIGVTEDGEQIVFAGGDRGARSTTKQTPDRLVREPTEPDPEGGDFTLDEAVEGMPIDGQLVAEISTDLGTLFCDLYADRAPRTVANFVGLARGRRPWWDARAGIWRRQPYYANTTFHRVIPEFVVQGGDYLGDGSGTIGYTMPYEPHETLAHDRAGRLAMATTGGRDTGGAQFYILDGPAPQLDGTATVFGQCRPEDVVAMIARVPQSGDPDNRPLTPVRIARVLVQRVEGGAASARITAPQLPPGEPAVGRGASPGPSELRTLEGMRRRREEAAEQLREQRPE, translated from the coding sequence ATGCGTCGAGGGAACGCGGTGATCGCGGCGGTGATCGCGCTCGGTGGCCTGTGGGGCTGCGAGTGCGAGACGGGCGCGACGTCGGGCGGAGAGGCCACGGGCGGACAGGGCGGCGGCGGCGCGAGCGCGACGAAGCAGCCGACGATCGGCGTGACCGAGGACGGCGAGCAGATCGTGTTCGCGGGAGGAGACCGCGGCGCGCGCAGCACGACGAAGCAGACGCCGGATCGTCTGGTGCGCGAGCCCACCGAGCCCGATCCCGAGGGCGGCGACTTCACGCTCGACGAAGCGGTCGAGGGCATGCCGATCGACGGGCAGCTCGTCGCGGAGATCTCGACCGACCTCGGCACGCTCTTCTGTGATCTCTACGCGGATCGCGCTCCGCGCACGGTCGCGAACTTCGTCGGCCTCGCGCGCGGCCGGCGCCCGTGGTGGGACGCGCGTGCGGGCATCTGGCGCCGCCAGCCTTACTACGCGAACACGACGTTCCACCGCGTGATCCCCGAGTTCGTCGTCCAGGGCGGCGACTACCTCGGCGATGGCAGCGGGACGATCGGGTACACGATGCCGTACGAGCCGCACGAGACGCTCGCGCACGATCGTGCGGGACGGCTCGCGATGGCGACCACCGGGGGCCGCGACACCGGGGGCGCGCAGTTCTACATCCTCGACGGGCCCGCGCCGCAGCTCGACGGCACCGCGACGGTGTTCGGTCAGTGCCGCCCCGAGGACGTGGTCGCGATGATCGCGCGCGTGCCGCAGAGCGGCGATCCCGACAACCGTCCGCTCACGCCGGTGCGCATCGCGCGCGTCCTCGTCCAGCGCGTCGAGGGCGGTGCGGCATCCGCGCGCATCACCGCGCCGCAGCTGCCGCCGGGAGAGCCCGCGGTCGGTCGTGGCGCGAGCCCCGGTCCCAGCGAGCTGCGCACGCTCGAGGGGATGCGGCGTCGTCGTGAGGAAGCGGCCGAGCAGCTCCGCGAGCAGCGCCCGGAGTGA
- a CDS encoding DUF192 domain-containing protein: MTAALAMIAACSGGEASREASADAPRPAPPTPGSGGGEPVRPAPPPARPRVILEREGADPVVVEVEVARTPAQTSRGLMYRRELAADRGMLFLFARERQQSFWMRDTFIPLDMIFITSEMRVLGIVESAEPQTDDPREVEGLSQFVLEVNGGFARAHGIGAGAQVRFEEVGEVPAAGGPHDDEAIEDDDVVIEEWE; this comes from the coding sequence GTGACCGCTGCGCTCGCGATGATCGCCGCATGCTCGGGAGGCGAGGCCTCTCGCGAGGCGAGCGCCGACGCGCCGCGTCCGGCGCCGCCGACGCCGGGGAGCGGTGGTGGCGAGCCGGTGCGCCCCGCCCCGCCTCCTGCGCGGCCCCGCGTGATCCTGGAGCGCGAGGGCGCGGACCCGGTGGTCGTCGAGGTCGAGGTCGCGCGGACGCCTGCGCAGACCTCGCGAGGCCTGATGTACCGGCGCGAGCTCGCGGCCGATCGCGGGATGCTCTTCTTGTTCGCGCGCGAGCGACAGCAGAGCTTCTGGATGCGCGACACGTTCATCCCGCTCGACATGATCTTCATCACGAGCGAGATGCGCGTGCTGGGGATCGTCGAGAGCGCGGAGCCGCAGACCGACGATCCGCGCGAGGTCGAGGGCCTCTCGCAGTTCGTGCTCGAGGTGAACGGCGGGTTCGCGCGCGCGCACGGCATCGGCGCCGGCGCGCAGGTGCGCTTCGAAGAGGTCGGCGAGGTGCCCGCGGCGGGCGGGCCGCACGACGACGAAGCGATCGAAGACGACGACGTGGTGATCGAGGAGTGGGAGTGA
- the cobA gene encoding uroporphyrinogen-III C-methyltransferase has translation MPLGRVYLLGAGPGDPELITQRAARRLGEADLVLYDALVHPELLDLCREDAEKTFVGKRGGRVSERQSAINERMIEAARAGRVVARLKGGDPYLFGRGSEEAEALHAAGIPFEVVPGVPSPIAATAYAGISLTHRAASSSVAYVTATESPEKDRSSHDWTKLATATETLVIFMGVRSLESMMARLIEHGRAPETPAAVIQQASMPKQRTIVGTIATIAKLAREANVGMPALTVVGEVVKLRDALRWYDVQPLFGKRVLVTRPEDRSLGLARLLRDEGAEAICIPAIRIAPPEDPEALARAVREAATYDWLVFTSASGVDSFFQEVDRQERDARVVGAARICAIGPATASSLRARGLRADAVPTEFRGEGAAKILLDHHGGDLRGVRVMLPRAAVAREVLPETLRAAGAHVDVVHAYRNVPPSPDDEAALRAAIEAHELDVITFTAPSTVESVVRILGPNAAAQLASFTIASIGPVTTAAAEKLGVRVDVTAPYYTSEGLARALREHFSRT, from the coding sequence ATGCCCCTCGGCCGGGTCTATCTCCTCGGCGCCGGCCCCGGCGACCCCGAGCTGATCACGCAGCGCGCCGCGCGTCGCCTCGGCGAGGCCGACCTCGTCCTCTACGACGCGCTGGTGCACCCCGAGCTCCTCGATCTCTGCCGCGAGGACGCCGAGAAGACGTTCGTCGGCAAGCGCGGCGGGCGGGTCAGCGAGCGACAGAGCGCGATCAACGAGCGCATGATCGAGGCCGCGCGCGCCGGGCGGGTCGTCGCTCGCCTCAAGGGTGGCGATCCCTATCTCTTCGGTCGGGGCTCCGAAGAGGCCGAAGCGCTGCACGCCGCGGGCATCCCCTTCGAGGTCGTGCCCGGTGTGCCCTCCCCCATCGCCGCGACCGCGTACGCCGGCATCTCGCTCACCCATCGCGCCGCGTCGAGCAGCGTCGCGTACGTGACCGCGACCGAGTCGCCCGAGAAGGATCGCTCGAGCCACGACTGGACGAAGCTCGCGACCGCCACCGAGACGCTCGTGATCTTCATGGGCGTGCGCTCGCTCGAGTCGATGATGGCGCGCCTGATCGAGCACGGTCGCGCCCCCGAGACGCCCGCGGCCGTCATCCAACAAGCGTCGATGCCGAAGCAGCGCACCATCGTCGGCACCATCGCGACGATCGCGAAGCTCGCGCGCGAGGCGAACGTCGGCATGCCCGCGCTCACCGTCGTCGGCGAGGTCGTGAAGCTGCGCGATGCGCTGCGCTGGTACGACGTGCAGCCGCTCTTCGGCAAGCGCGTGCTCGTGACGCGCCCCGAGGATCGCTCGCTCGGGCTCGCGCGCCTGCTCCGCGACGAAGGCGCCGAGGCGATCTGCATCCCCGCGATCCGCATCGCGCCGCCCGAGGATCCCGAAGCGCTCGCCCGCGCGGTGCGCGAGGCCGCGACCTACGACTGGCTCGTCTTCACCAGCGCGAGCGGCGTCGACTCCTTCTTCCAAGAGGTCGACCGCCAGGAGCGCGACGCGCGCGTGGTCGGCGCCGCGCGCATCTGCGCGATCGGCCCCGCGACCGCATCGTCGCTGCGCGCGCGTGGCCTCCGCGCCGACGCGGTGCCCACCGAGTTCCGCGGCGAGGGCGCAGCGAAGATCCTCCTCGATCACCACGGCGGCGATCTCCGCGGCGTGCGGGTGATGCTCCCGCGTGCCGCGGTCGCGCGCGAGGTCCTCCCCGAGACGCTGCGCGCGGCAGGCGCGCACGTCGACGTGGTGCACGCCTATCGCAACGTCCCTCCTTCGCCCGACGACGAGGCCGCGCTGCGCGCCGCGATCGAGGCGCACGAGCTCGACGTGATCACGTTCACCGCGCCATCGACCGTCGAGAGCGTCGTGCGCATCCTCGGGCCGAACGCCGCCGCGCAGCTCGCCTCGTTCACCATCGCCTCGATCGGCCCGGTCACCACCGCGGCGGCCGAGAAGCTCGGCGTGCGCGTCGACGTGACCGCGCCGTACTACACCAGCGAAGGCCTCGCGCGCGCGCTGCGCGAACACTTCTCCAGGACCTGA
- a CDS encoding ATP-dependent Clp protease adaptor ClpS, with protein MADPFDPDSGVITETRSEKKVQRPRMYRVLLHNDDYTTREFVVEVLKTVFHHSDAEAVRVMLHVHYNGVGVAGVFTREIAETKIAIVERLAKEREYPLRLSMEPEEDDDGDKK; from the coding sequence GTGGCAGATCCCTTCGATCCCGACTCCGGCGTCATCACCGAGACGCGGTCCGAGAAGAAGGTGCAGCGGCCGCGCATGTACCGCGTGCTGCTCCACAACGACGACTACACGACGCGCGAGTTCGTCGTCGAAGTCCTCAAGACCGTGTTCCACCACAGCGACGCGGAGGCCGTGCGGGTGATGCTGCACGTCCACTACAACGGCGTCGGCGTCGCGGGGGTGTTCACGCGCGAGATCGCGGAGACCAAGATCGCGATCGTGGAGAGGCTCGCCAAGGAGCGCGAGTACCCGCTGCGTCTCTCGATGGAGCCCGAGGAGGACGACGACGGGGACAAGAAGTAG
- the clpA gene encoding ATP-dependent Clp protease ATP-binding subunit ClpA, with amino-acid sequence MATPMIAKELQATLRKAYEEARRMRHEFVTLEHLLLALCDDPKAAKALDACRANRHKLRKSLAEWLENSLEAVPDEDGDELQPHQTIAVERVLQRAAIHAISSEMKQIDGGSVLVQLFHERDSQAVYLLSQQGVSQFDLKRYVSHGAGPEGEASGDMEEDESDDAGLGDEDEEGGGAARDPLKAYTVDLNAEAREGRIDPLIGRDLELERTIQVLCRRRKNNPVFVGEPGVGKTAIAEGLALHIVEGKVPEVLRGATIYSLDMGSLLAGTKYRGQFEERLKGVIKKLQEHEDAILFIDEIHTIVGAGATTGSSMDASNILKPALASGKLRCIGSTTFQEYKGSFERDRALARRFQKIDIGEPSIDDSILILEGLRSRYEEHHGVKYLPGTIEASVKLSAKHIVERLLPDKAIDVIDEAGAQDRMRNERKREVTIRDVERVVAKMARIPEKTVSAGEQERLRDIEADLKHVVYGQDDAIAKIASAIKLSRAGLRTGDKPIGNFLFSGPTGVGKTELARQLAKTLGVELIRFDMSEYQERHTVSRLIGAPPGYVGFDQGGLLTDAIRKQPYAVLLLDEIEKAHPDLFNVLLQVMDHATLTDNNGRKADFRNVVLIMTTNAGAQDMAKRALGFGAGVEGADLSKAKQAIERTFSPEFRNRLDAWVLFGGLSRDVILKVVDKEVGLLRAQIAEKKIELELTSAAREWLADKGYDPAFGARPMGRTVEQFLKKPLAEALLFGPLKEGGTVVFDVVEKDGEKTVAPKFVDVKTTIEA; translated from the coding sequence ATGGCCACTCCGATGATCGCGAAGGAGCTGCAGGCGACGCTGCGCAAGGCCTACGAAGAGGCTCGTCGCATGCGGCACGAGTTCGTGACGCTCGAGCACCTGCTGCTCGCGCTCTGCGACGACCCCAAGGCGGCGAAGGCGCTCGATGCCTGCCGCGCGAACCGACACAAGCTCCGCAAGTCCCTCGCCGAATGGCTGGAGAACAGCCTCGAGGCCGTGCCCGACGAGGACGGCGACGAGCTCCAGCCCCACCAGACCATCGCCGTGGAGCGCGTGCTCCAGCGCGCCGCGATCCACGCGATCTCGTCCGAGATGAAGCAGATCGACGGCGGCAGCGTGCTCGTGCAGCTCTTCCACGAGCGCGACTCGCAGGCGGTCTACCTGCTCTCGCAGCAGGGCGTCTCGCAGTTCGATCTCAAGCGCTACGTGAGCCACGGCGCCGGCCCCGAGGGCGAGGCGTCGGGCGACATGGAAGAGGACGAGAGCGACGACGCGGGGCTCGGCGACGAGGACGAGGAAGGCGGCGGCGCCGCGCGCGATCCGCTCAAGGCCTACACCGTCGATCTCAACGCCGAGGCGCGCGAGGGCCGCATCGATCCGCTGATCGGTCGCGACCTCGAGCTCGAGCGCACGATCCAGGTGCTCTGCCGCCGCCGCAAGAACAACCCGGTGTTCGTCGGTGAGCCGGGCGTCGGCAAGACGGCGATCGCCGAGGGCCTCGCGCTGCACATCGTCGAGGGCAAGGTCCCCGAGGTGCTGCGCGGCGCGACGATCTACTCGCTCGACATGGGCTCGCTGCTCGCGGGAACGAAGTACCGCGGCCAGTTCGAGGAGCGGCTCAAGGGCGTCATCAAGAAGCTCCAGGAGCACGAGGACGCGATCCTCTTCATCGACGAGATCCACACGATCGTCGGCGCCGGCGCCACGACCGGCTCCTCGATGGACGCGTCGAACATCCTCAAGCCCGCGCTCGCGAGCGGGAAGCTGCGCTGCATCGGCAGCACGACGTTCCAGGAGTACAAGGGCAGCTTCGAGCGCGACCGCGCGCTCGCGCGCCGTTTCCAGAAGATCGACATCGGCGAGCCCAGCATCGACGACTCGATCCTCATCCTCGAGGGCCTGCGCTCTCGCTACGAAGAGCACCACGGCGTGAAGTACCTGCCCGGTACGATCGAGGCCTCGGTGAAGCTCTCGGCGAAGCACATCGTCGAGCGGCTCCTGCCGGACAAGGCGATCGACGTGATCGACGAGGCGGGCGCGCAGGACCGCATGCGCAACGAGCGCAAGCGCGAGGTCACGATCCGCGACGTGGAGCGCGTGGTCGCCAAGATGGCGCGCATCCCCGAGAAGACCGTCTCGGCCGGCGAGCAGGAGCGCCTGCGCGACATCGAGGCGGACCTCAAGCACGTCGTGTACGGACAGGACGACGCGATCGCGAAGATCGCGAGCGCGATCAAGCTCTCGCGCGCGGGCCTGCGCACCGGCGACAAGCCGATCGGCAACTTCCTCTTCAGCGGCCCCACCGGCGTCGGCAAGACCGAGCTGGCGCGCCAGCTCGCGAAGACGCTCGGCGTCGAGCTCATCCGCTTCGACATGAGCGAGTACCAGGAGCGCCACACCGTCTCGCGCCTCATCGGCGCGCCGCCGGGCTACGTCGGGTTCGATCAGGGCGGCCTGCTCACCGACGCGATCCGCAAGCAGCCCTACGCCGTGCTGCTGCTCGACGAGATCGAGAAGGCGCATCCCGACCTCTTCAACGTGCTGCTCCAGGTGATGGACCACGCGACGCTGACCGACAACAACGGTCGCAAGGCGGATTTCCGCAACGTCGTGCTCATCATGACGACCAACGCGGGCGCGCAGGACATGGCGAAGCGCGCGCTCGGGTTCGGCGCGGGCGTGGAGGGCGCGGACCTCAGCAAGGCGAAGCAGGCGATCGAGCGCACGTTCTCGCCCGAGTTCCGCAACCGGCTCGACGCGTGGGTGCTCTTCGGCGGGCTCTCGCGCGACGTGATCCTCAAGGTCGTCGACAAGGAGGTCGGTCTCCTCCGCGCGCAGATCGCGGAGAAGAAGATCGAGCTCGAGCTCACGAGCGCAGCGCGCGAGTGGCTCGCCGACAAGGGCTACGACCCTGCGTTCGGCGCGCGTCCGATGGGCCGCACCGTCGAGCAGTTCCTGAAGAAGCCGCTCGCCGAGGCGCTGCTCTTCGGGCCGCTCAAGGAAGGCGGCACGGTGGTCTTCGACGTGGTCGAGAAGGACGGCGAGAAGACGGTCGCGCCGAAGTTCGTCGACGTGAAGACGACCATCGAAGCATGA
- the aat gene encoding leucyl/phenylalanyl-tRNA--protein transferase, with protein MPVYLLTKELVFPPPEGASPEGVVAIGGDLSPERLLLAYSQGIFPWPSEGMPLLWFSPDPRFVLEPSSAHVPRSLRKRAKKGDFEIRCDTAFTQVITGCKRAYRPGQRGTWITREMVRGYERLFELGYAHSIECWMNGVLAGGLYGVSLGKMFFGESMFAEAPDASKLAFATLLGNLAHWGFDLVDCQVHTEHLERFGAEDWPRRRFLDVLHRSLANETRRGKWTFELGAVEAIAKLREG; from the coding sequence GTGCCGGTCTATCTGCTGACGAAGGAGCTGGTGTTCCCGCCGCCCGAAGGCGCTTCGCCCGAGGGCGTCGTGGCCATCGGCGGCGACCTGAGCCCGGAGCGGCTGCTGCTCGCGTACTCGCAGGGGATCTTCCCCTGGCCGAGCGAGGGCATGCCGCTCCTGTGGTTCTCGCCCGATCCCCGCTTCGTGCTCGAGCCCTCGAGCGCGCACGTCCCGCGCTCGCTGCGCAAGCGCGCGAAGAAGGGCGACTTCGAGATCCGCTGCGACACCGCGTTCACGCAGGTGATCACCGGATGCAAGCGCGCGTATCGCCCCGGCCAGCGCGGCACGTGGATCACGCGCGAGATGGTGCGCGGCTACGAGCGCCTCTTCGAGCTCGGCTACGCGCACAGCATCGAGTGCTGGATGAACGGCGTGCTCGCGGGCGGCCTCTACGGCGTGTCGCTCGGCAAGATGTTCTTCGGCGAGTCGATGTTCGCGGAGGCGCCCGACGCATCGAAGCTCGCGTTCGCGACGCTGCTCGGGAACCTCGCGCACTGGGGCTTCGATCTCGTCGACTGTCAGGTCCACACCGAGCACCTCGAGCGCTTCGGCGCGGAGGACTGGCCGAGGAGGAGGTTCCTCGACGTGCTGCACCGCTCGCTCGCGAACGAGACGCGACGTGGGAAGTGGACGTTCGAGCTCGGCGCAGTGGAAGCGATCGCGAAGCTGCGCGAGGGCTGA
- a CDS encoding TetR/AcrR family transcriptional regulator, with translation MSDARTQRTTRALRDALLSLMVERGWEAVRVQDVCERAGIARSTFYTHFTDKEDLLLSGFDTLQRELRAHAQGRPLGWVRPLIEHVREGYWLATRRRVSALTRGRGGQIIRERVTRLVMELLDEDLGDQIAKGTEREIALRYLAGALVELLLVDRTTPKRASVAELEATYRKLTSAALRALISG, from the coding sequence ATGAGCGACGCGCGCACCCAGCGCACGACGCGCGCGCTGCGCGACGCGCTGCTCTCGCTGATGGTCGAGCGCGGCTGGGAGGCGGTGCGCGTGCAGGACGTCTGCGAGCGCGCCGGCATCGCGCGCTCGACCTTCTACACGCACTTCACCGACAAGGAGGACCTGCTGCTCAGCGGGTTCGACACCCTGCAGCGCGAGCTGCGCGCACACGCGCAGGGACGACCGCTCGGGTGGGTGCGCCCGCTCATCGAGCACGTGCGCGAGGGCTACTGGCTCGCGACGCGGCGCCGGGTGAGCGCGCTGACACGAGGGCGCGGCGGGCAGATCATCCGCGAGCGCGTGACGCGCCTCGTGATGGAGCTGCTCGACGAGGATCTCGGCGATCAGATAGCGAAGGGCACCGAGCGCGAGATCGCGCTGCGCTACCTCGCGGGCGCGCTGGTCGAGCTGCTCCTCGTCGATCGCACGACGCCGAAGCGCGCGAGCGTCGCGGAGCTCGAGGCGACGTACCGCAAGCTGACGAGCGCCGCGCTGCGCGCGCTGATCAGCGGCTAG
- a CDS encoding tetratricopeptide repeat protein — translation MIAALVLIAIAPARIEAQRDMRASREEIAAQYRAQGDSLRAAGDRGSAIGWYRDAIAADPDDALSYERLGRVFLEREALGDARSAFEAGVTRRPDHGPLWIGLAETLERMGAMDEAARAMRELTRRTPDDPDAWRARAALAMRRGAWSEALACYRRIGDDEAQRNVIALRFLVGTNDPVRRCDPRSEVRRALCARR, via the coding sequence GTGATCGCAGCGCTCGTCCTGATCGCGATCGCGCCTGCTCGGATCGAGGCACAGCGCGACATGCGCGCGTCGCGCGAGGAGATCGCCGCCCAGTACCGTGCGCAGGGCGATTCGCTGCGCGCGGCGGGAGATCGAGGCTCGGCGATCGGGTGGTATCGCGACGCGATCGCTGCCGATCCCGACGACGCGCTCTCGTACGAGCGGCTGGGGCGCGTCTTCCTCGAGCGCGAGGCGCTCGGCGATGCGCGCAGCGCGTTCGAGGCCGGCGTGACGCGACGCCCCGATCACGGCCCGCTGTGGATCGGCCTCGCCGAGACCCTCGAGCGGATGGGCGCGATGGACGAGGCGGCGCGCGCGATGCGTGAGCTGACGCGCAGGACGCCCGACGATCCCGACGCGTGGCGGGCCCGCGCCGCGCTCGCGATGCGGCGCGGCGCGTGGAGCGAGGCGCTCGCGTGTTACCGCCGCATCGGCGACGACGAAGCGCAGCGCAACGTGATCGCGCTGCGCTTCCTGGTGGGCACGAACGATCCGGTGCGCCGCTGCGATCCGCGCAGCGAGGTGCGGAGAGCGCTCTGCGCTAGGCGGTGA